CTGGCCTGGCGCGACGGCGCGCTGGAGTTGCTCGATCAGCGCGCGCTGCCGACGCGGGTGACGACAGTGACCTGCGCCGGCGTCATGGATGTCTTCGAGGCGATCCGCAATCTGACGGTGCGCGGCGCGCCGGCGATCGGCGTGGCCGCGGCCTACGGCATGGTCCTGTCGATCAGCGACGCCGCCGCATCGCTTGAGCGCGTCCGGGCGCAGTTGGACGAGGATGCGCGCCGCCTGAAGGCGGCGCGTCCGACCGCGGTCAATCTCATGTGGGCGGTCGACCGGATGATGCGCGCCGCGGCTGCGTCCGACGCGTACGACGCGGCCGGATTGAGAGACCATCTGGAGCGGGAGGCCATCGCCATCCACCGCGAAGACCAGGCGATGTGCCGCAAGATCGGCGAGATTGGGCTGCCGCTGTTTATCGACGGCATGAACATCCTGACGCATTGCAACGCCGGAGCGCTGGCGACGTCGGGAATTGGCACCGCGCTCGCCCCGATCTACTGCGCCCATGCGCGGGGGGTGCGTCTGCATGTCTTCGCCGATGAAACGCGTCCGGTCTGGCAGGGCGCGCGGCTGACGATGTGGGAGTTGATGCAACAAGGGGTGCCCTGCACCTTGATCACCGACAACACTGCCGCGTCGCTGTTTGCCAAGCAACGGATCGACGCGGTGATCGTCGGTGCCGACCGGATCGCCGCCAATGGGGACGTGGTCAACAAGATTGGCACCTACAACCTCGCGGTCCTGGCGGTCCATCATGGGGTCCCGTTTTATGTGGCCGCCCCCACCTCCACTTTCGATCCCGCCTTGCCGAACGGTCGGCACATCCCGATCGAGGAGCGATCATCGACCGAGGTGAGCAATGTCGGGCCGGTGCGTCTGGCGCCTCCCGGCGCGAAGATCTATTCTCCCGCCTTCGATCTGACACCGTCTGACTTGGTAACCGCGATTATCTCCGATCAGGGGATCACTCCGGGGGGGCGTGACGGCTGACCATGGCGAGGCGGATCGTATCGCCCTGCAAATCAGCGGGATACGCGCATTCCTTAACCCGATGGCTTGCCCACCCTGCGCCCACCTGCGGGCGAGTATCGATTTTATTTGACATTACGTCACCCCCCGCGTTAGCGTTGTGCTATAGCTGACAGTCTGAAGTGCTGTCAAGGGGGCCACTTACATACATGCTAGACATCGTGCTCGGTTTTGCCTCGTTGAATCAGCAGTTCGTCGGCAGTAGTACAGCAGTCTCAGACAGACTAAAGACCTGATCTGGCTGGAGTCGCGTAAGTCGCTCGTTTTGAGCGTGCGCCGAGACAGCAGGTGGCAACCTGTATGTAGTCGACACGGCGGATGCGACGAAGCAGAAAACCGTCTCCGCCCACCAACTCTGGATCATCTGACTTGTAATGTGAGGAACGCTGTACTTACCCACCCTAAGGAGGAGGACAATGCGAACCGAAAGTGGCTGTACCCGGCCGGGCGTGCTATGGCTGGTCTTGGCCATCATGCTGGTGCCCGGTTTGGCCGCGGCGCAGGTTGAGGCGCAGTTGGAGCCGTCGACGACGATGACGATCATGTCGCCGGACGCGATCGCCGCGCCGATGCAAATCGATCTGGATCAGTTGCGCAATGGATCGGCGACAAGCCCCGACGAAACTGACGGATCGCCGAATTGGCAGAATGGCAACGTCGGCGAACAGCAGGGCCATCTCGAAGAGGGCTGGTCGATCCCCTACCGCGCGCGGATCGAGAACATCCCGGTCGACTGCTACACCGGAAGCGACACGATCCGAATTGTGCTGGGATATGACATCAAGCACAGCGGCGCCCACGCGATCGATTTTCTGACCAGCTACAACCGTCTGCACATTCCGGGGTCGGCGTGCCAGTACACCGGCAATCACAACGTGGATTCGTACTTCCCCGATCCCACCTACGGCACCGCGCTGGCCGGGGGGGCGATCAACGATTGGACGCATGCCTATACGATCCCCTGCCCCGACTGCGATGACCCCTATGGCGATCTGCCCAACGGTATTCAGCCGCAGACTGCCTGCGCGGGTCTGCCCGCGGTGGAACGCCAGATGCGCATCTGGGGCGGCACGATCGTCAACATGTACTATGCCGACTATCCCCTCGGCACCGGCAACGGCAACAAGTGTGTGGAGAGCGAAGAGGGCGTTCTGACCGCCTCGCAGTCTGAGGCGCGGATGGTCGTGGTGATCGATCCGGCCGGCGAGAACGTGGTGCTGGCCTGGGGCGGCCACATCGCCAGCCGCGAGGATTGGGGATGCAAGGATGCCGGCGGCAACACCGTGCCATGCGCCTCGCTGGGCGCGGTGGCGCGCTCGGCCGGCGGTATCAGCGGTTCCCCCTATCATATGCGCCTGATCGACTGGGAAGGGTTTGCCGAGGCCGATTGCCCGACGCCGAACCTGGGCAACACCGACCGCTCGCTGTCGGCGGCCACGGTCTGCACCCCTCCCCTCATCTGCAGCATGAGCCCCGACAGTCTCATGATCTGTGAGGGCAGCAACGCGGCCTTCTGCGTCGACGTGAGCGGCGGCGCGGGGCCCTACACGTACTCGTGGTCCGGCCCGGGTTGCCCCTGCGGCACGGACTCCTGCATTTCGATCACCAACGCCGTGCCCGGCGACGCCGGCACCTACACCGTGACGATCACCGACGCCGAAGGCA
This sequence is a window from bacterium. Protein-coding genes within it:
- the mtnA gene encoding S-methyl-5-thioribose-1-phosphate isomerase — its product is MSNPEVQMTFQTLAWRDGALELLDQRALPTRVTTVTCAGVMDVFEAIRNLTVRGAPAIGVAAAYGMVLSISDAAASLERVRAQLDEDARRLKAARPTAVNLMWAVDRMMRAAAASDAYDAAGLRDHLEREAIAIHREDQAMCRKIGEIGLPLFIDGMNILTHCNAGALATSGIGTALAPIYCAHARGVRLHVFADETRPVWQGARLTMWELMQQGVPCTLITDNTAASLFAKQRIDAVIVGADRIAANGDVVNKIGTYNLAVLAVHHGVPFYVAAPTSTFDPALPNGRHIPIEERSSTEVSNVGPVRLAPPGAKIYSPAFDLTPSDLVTAIISDQGITPGGRDG